A region of the Methylobacterium nodulans ORS 2060 genome:
CGCACCACGGCCCGGGCCTGGGGCAGGCGGGCCTTGAGGTTCGCCACCGTCTTGCCCGCCAGCACCGAGACGACGAGGGTGTCGGGGCCTACGAGTGGCGCCACCGCGGAGGAGGCCGCCTCCAGCCCCTGCGGCTTGATAGCCAGCACGAGCGCCTCGGGCGGCGTCAGGCCCTCCGGGTTGAGGGCGATGCCGTGGCGCCCGCAAAGGGCGGTGAGATCGGGCGAGGCCCCGGGATCGACCACCGCGATGCGGGACCCGTCGAGGCCGCCCGCGAGCCAGCCCTCCAGCATGGCGCCGCCCATCTTGCCGGCGCCGACGAGGACGAGGGAGGCGGGGAGATCGGAGGCGGTCATGCGGCGGCCGGGCTTGAGAGGAACCTTGCGGGCCTGCCTATCCCGAACCGGCCCGCTCCCGCCAGCGGGATTTCGCGGGCCTCATCCCGACGGCCCAAGATGCTGACGCGCATGCTCACGCGTCGGGCCGTTGACCTGTCTCGCATTGTCGATGCCAAGCCTTTGGCTTGGCGAAAATTCGAGAGCGGAGATACCGACGGTCATTGGAAATGACCGTCGGTATCATCCCCCCGCCTGCGCCTCCAGCCGGTCGAGGTGCTGGCGGATATGCGCGGCCTCCGCAGGGGAGTGGGCGAGCGCAATCGCCCGGTCGAAGGCGGCCCGCGCCTCGTCGCGGCGGCCGAGCCGCAGGAGCAGCGCGCCCCTCACGCCGAAGAAGTGGAAATAGCCGGACAGCCGCGGCGCCAGGGGCTCGATCAGCGCGAGCGCCGCCTCCGGCCCGCGGAGCTTCGCCACCGCCACGGCCCGGTTGAGGGTGACGACCGGCGAGGCGAGCATGATCTCGAGGGTCGCATAGAGCCGGTCGATCTGCGCCCAGTCGGTCTCCGCCGCATTCCGGCTGCGGGCATGCAGGGCGGCGATGGCCGCCTGCACCTGGTAGGGGCCGGGGCTCGCGTGCCGCATCGCCTTGTCGAGGAGGGCGACGCCCTCCGCGATCATCCGGGAATCCCACAGGCTGCGGTCCTGGTCGTCGAGGAGCACGATCTCGCCCGCGGCGGAGAAGCGTGCCGCCGCGCGGGCGTGCTGGAGCAGCATCAGGGCGACGAGGCCCATGATCTCGGGCTCGGCCGGAAATAACCGGAGCAGCAGGCGCCCGAGGCGGATCGCCTCGTCGCAGAGCGGCGCCCGGGCCGGGCTCGTCGCCCGGTCGGCCGAGTAGCCCTCGTTGAAGACGAGGTAGAGCATGGCGGCGACGGCGGCGAGGCGCTCGGCCCGCTCGGCCGGCCCCGGCGCCTCGAAGGGCACCCGGTTCTGCGCCACCCGCGCCTTCGCCCGGGTGATGCGCTGCTCCATGGCGCTCTCGCCGACGAGGAAGGCGCGGGCGATCTGCCGGACGCTGAGCCCCGAGACGACGCGCAGCGCGAGCGCGATCTGCTGCGTCGCCGGCAGGTCCGGATGGCAGCAGATGAAGAGGAGCCGCAGGATATCGTCGCGGTAATGCGCGTCGTCGAGCCGCTCGGCCAGCGCCGCTTCCGCGTCGTCGAGGTCGGAGAGCTCGGCCTCCTCCGGCAGGGGCGCCTCGCGGCGGCTGCGCCGCCCGGCATCGAGGGCAGCGTTGCGCCCGACCAGGATCAGCCATGCGGCCGGGTCCCGCGGCGGGCCCTGCCGCGGCCAGTGGCCGAGCGCCTTCAGGCAGGCCTCCTGGAAGGCCTCCTCGGCGGTGTCGAGGTCGCGGAAGTAGCGCAGCAGCGCCCCCATCGCCCGCGGCCGGGCGGCGGCGAGCGCGCCGTGCATCCAGTCGAGGTCGGTCACGGCGTCCCGCCGCCGGGCCGGAAATGGGCGATCGGCCGGATCTCGTAGGCGCCGCCCGGATTGGCGCGCCCGAGTTCCCGCGCGGTGTCGAGGGCGTGGTCGAGATTCTCGCAATCGACCACGTAGAAGCCGAGGAGCTGCTCCTTGGTCTCGGCGAAGGGTCCGTCGAGGACGAGGCCGGGCTCGCGGTCCTTGCGCAGGGTGGTGGCCGCGGTGGTGGGCAGCAGGCGGGCCACCGGCCCGAGCCGCCCCTCGCGGGCGAGCCGCTCCTGGACGACCGCGAGCTTCTCCATGACGGCCGCGTCCTCTTCGCGGCTCCAGGCGCCGACGACCTCTTCGGAATGGTAGCACAGGATGGCGTAGAGCATGGCGCACCTCCTCGTCCGGACACGACGTCCGGCCCCGCCCGCAGCCGACAGGCTTGCGGAGCTGTTCTCCTGTGGCCCGCGGGTGTGGGGAGAGTGGGGCGGTTCAGCCGATCGCCGCCCGGATCGCCGCCCGCACGCGCTCGGGCGCCTCGAAGGGCAGGAAATGCGTCGTGCCGGGCACCGTCTCGACGGTGACGTGCGGCGGGCGGTCATGCGTCAGGGCGCAGGTGCTGCCGGAGGCCGCCCGCAGGATCAGCGCCGGGCGGGCGAGGCGGCGCAGCGCCCCCCAGCTGTCGTGGCCCTGCGCGAGGAAGTTCGCGGCCTCCCAGGCGGGCGAGCAGGCGAGTTCCACGGCTCCGTCCGGGCGCTCGCGAAACCCGTCCGCCACGTAGTCGGCGAGCGCGGCGTCGGGCCAGGTGCGGAAGGCGCCGCGCCCCCGATAGGCCGCGAGCGCCGCCGCCCGGGAGGGAAACACCGCGCGGCGCCGGATCGCCTGCTCCGCCAGGGGCGAATGGCGCCGGAACAGCCGCGGCGCGACGAAGGGCATCCGCGCGGCGAGCGCATCGCGACGCCGCAGGATCACCGGATCGAGGAGCACGAGGTTGCGCACCCGCTCCGGCCGGCGCGCGGCGGCGAGCAGGGAGGCGGTGCCGCCCATCGAGTGGCCGACCAGGGTGAGGGGTGGTCCATCGAGCCGGTCGAGCAGCGCGACGAGATCCGCCGCGAGGTCGTTCCAGCTCCGCCGGTGCCGCGGATCGGCGCGCAGCGTCGTGCTGCCGTGGCCGCGCTGGTCGCAGGCGAGGATGCGGGCCTCGCCGGCGAGCGGTTCGAGCAGGGTGCGGTAGGTGCGCGCGGTGAAGCCGTTCGCGTGCAGCACCAGGGCGTCGAGCGGCCGCTCGCGCGGCCCGAAGGCCAGGGCCGCGATGCGCCCGCCCGCGGGATCGCCGATGTCGAGCGTCTCGCGCGCGAGGGGGGCTGCGCCCAGCGTGAGGGCCTCGGCCGGCATCACGGTTCCTTTCCGATTCCAGCCGGAGGCTAGAGCATTTTCCGACGAAGCGGATGCCGGTTCGTCGCAGACGATGCGGCACAATCAAAAACCGAGAGCAGGATCCGTTCCACCGTGAACGGATCCTGCTCTAGCGTGGCGGCGGGGACGGGCGAAGCCCGCACGGGGGCGGGGCGACATGCGCGGGCGGCAAGGGATGGCGAGCGGGGGCCGGGGCCGGATCCACCGGCCCCGGCCCCCATGCGCGAAGCGCGCCGCGAAGTGCGCCGCGGAATGCGCCTCAGGCGAGCTGGACGGCCTGGGCCTGTGCCGTGCTCGGCGCCTCGGCCGCCGAGAGGTAGCGCAGGCGCAGGGGCTTCAGGACGAACAGGGCGAGCACCGCCGCCGCGAGGTTGAGCCCGATGATCAACCCGAACACCGCCGACCAGCCATAGGCGGCCGAGACCATGCTGGCGAACGGCACCAGGAATGCGGCCGATCCCTTGGCCGTGTAGAGGAGCCCGGCATTGCTCGCCGCGAATTTCGAGCCGAAGGTGTCGCCGCAGGTCGCCGGGAACAGGCTGTAGATCTCCCCGAACACGCCGAAATAGACGGCCGTGGCGATGACGAAGATGATGGGGTTGCGGCCGAACAGCAGCAGGGCGATCACGGCCGCCGCCGCCGTGCCGAAGGCGATGAACATGGTGTTCTCGCGGCCGATCGTGTCGGAGACCCAGCCGAAGAACGGGCGCCCGAAGCCATCGAAGATGCGGTCGAGGGAGATCGCGAAGGTCAGGGCCGCCATCTGCAGGCCGAGCATGCTGACGGGGACGTCCGCCACCTTGAAGTCGTGGGCGATCGGGGCGATCTGCGCGGCCGTCATCAGGCCGCCCGACGCGACCATGACGAACATGGCGTACATCACCCAGAAGACCGGCGTGCGCACGGCCTCGCTCGGCGTGCGGTCCACCTGGGCCTGCGGCAGGTGCAGGCTCTTGCGCTTGACCGGCACGGCGACGCTCGGCTTGCGCAGGAGGAACGACAGCGCGACCACGACCCCGCCCTGGATCAGGCCGAAGGTGAAGAAGGCGTTCTGGTAGCCGCTGGCGGCGATCATCTTGGCGATGGGGACCACGGTCAGCGCCGCGCCCGCCCCGAAGCCGGCCGCCGTCGCGCCCGCGGCGAGACCCCGCCGGTCCGGGAACCATTTCAGCGCGTTCCCGACGCAGGTGCCGTACACCGCCCCCGCCCCGATGCCGCCGACGACGGCGCCCAGATAGAGGAGCGGCAGCGATTCGGCATAGGCGTCCAGGAGCCATGCGAGCGCGATCATCACGCCGCCGAAGCACACCACGATCTGCGGCCCGTAGCGGTCGACGAACCACGCCTCGACCGGCACCAGCCAGGTCTCGGTGGCGACGAAGATCGTGAAGGCGAACTGGATCGCGGTCCGCCCCCAGTGGAACTTCTCGTCGATCGGGTCGACGAACAGCGTCCAGCCGTACTGAAGGTTGGCGATCATAGCCATGCAGACGATGCCGAACGCGAGCTGCCACCACTTCGCGGACGGGGAGTCCTGACATTCCATCCCTGTTTTTCCCTTTCGTCGGGCGCAGCGCCCGGCGGCTGAGAATGCATTAAATCTCCTGGTATGCAACATACCAAACGCAGATTTGCGGCCCAGGTGAGCTATCATGCCGGTCGTGGCTGCCGGGAGGCGTCGATTGGTCCCGGGCACCCGGGGCGCCTCACCCGGGGCTCCACGTCGCAAGGATCCAGGGAGGTTGCCCGGCGCGGCGCCGATCAGATCGATGCGCCGCTCCGGGCCGCACGACAGGCGGCCAATGACGGCACCTGCCGCTTCCGCAGCGATCTGGCCCGGGGCAGGCTTCGGCCCAAGCCGTTCTCGGCTGCCCGAAGACTCGGGATAGAAGATGCGACCGGAGATTGAGTATTCGTGGACTGCAAATCCGAATTGAAGCCTCGACGCAAGAGGTGTCGAGCCACATCGCGGCGGTGTCGGTGGCGGCGAACGAGACCGGACAAGTCGCCGAGATGGTCCGGAGCGTGGCCGCCACCCTCGCCGGGCACTCGGACGGGCTGAAGGGCAGCGTCACCCGGTTCCTCGCCGCAAGCTGAATAGAAACTGAGGTGCGTGGAAGCCGCCCCGCTCCTCATGCTGAGGTGCTCCGAAGGAGCCTCGAAGCACCCCAGACCGCTCGTCCAAGATTCGGGTGGCCGGGAAAACCGGTCCGGGGTGCTTCGAGGCTCGCTGCGGTGCGATCTTCGATCGCCAGCACCTCAGAGCATGAGGGCCGAGGTTGGCTGCCACAGGCGGGAGCGCTCAGTCAGCCGCGGTTTCATCCGTCAGGGTCAGCGCGGCTGGTGGTGAACTGATACCAACGGTCATTTCCATGTGACCGTTGGTTCCGGTCTCGAATTTTCGCCAAGCCTCTTCACGAAGCCTTCGGCTTGGCCTCGACAATTCGAGATGGGTCAATGGCCCAATGCGTCGGCATCTTGGGCCGTTGGTATGACGCGGCGTTTCATCCGCCCGTCACGGCGGCGGGCCTCGGCGCGATCTCGTTCAGCGCGAGCTCGGCGAGCCAGCGCAGGCGCCTCTCCTCCTCCGGATCGAGGACGCGCGGGCGCGTGTCGGCGATGCAGAGGGTCCCGATGCAGTGGCCGTCCGCCAGGATCAGGGGCTGGCCGGCGTAGAAGCGCAGATGGGGCGGCCCGACCACGGCCGGGCTGTCGGCGAAGCGCGCGTCGAGCAGGGTGTCGGGCACCACGAGCGGGTCACGGCAGCCGCCCCCGTCGGAGGCCGCGACCGCGTGGGCGCAGAGCGAGGCGTCGCGCGGGACTTCCCGGAAGGTCAGCCCGTGGCTGGCCTTGAACCATTGCCGGTCGCTGTCGACGAGGCTCAGCGCCGCGAAGGGCACCGCGAAGCTGCGGGCCGCCAGCGCCACGATCCGGTCGAACCGCTCCTCGGGCGGCGTGTCGAGGAGGTCGAGACGCCGCAGCGCGGCGAGCCGCTCCGCCTCGCCGGGGGGCTTGGCGGCGCGGGCCCAGCGGCAGGCCGTGCGCATCAGCCATGCGCGCAGGCGGGTGCGGGCGTAGCTCGGCGTGAAGGGGGTGACGAGCCGGTCGCTGATCCCGATCTCCTCGTCGCCGCGCCGGTCGCCCGAGCGGCTCACCAGCACGATCGGCAGGTCCTGCCCCTGCGCCCCGAGCGCCCGCACGGCCGCGCAGATCTCCGCCAGGCGCCCGGCCGGCTCCGGCCCGTTCGCGATCACCGCGAGGGCGGGCCGGTGGCGCAGGACGGCCTGCGCCACCGCATCGGGCGTCAGCGCGGCTGCGTGCACGCCGACGCCATCCCCACGCAGGATCGCGGTGATGCCCGCCGCCGCGGCCGGATCGGCGGCGGCGATCACCACCGATTGCGCCGCGAGCGCCGAGCCCACCGCCTCCCGGGCCGAGCGCGCCCGGGCGCCGGCGGGCGCGGCGATGCGCGCGGCCGAGAGGTCGATCACCTGGCCCTCGGCGGCGGCGAAGAGGTCGAGGTCGGGGACGCGGTAGCGGGCGACCAGGGCGTCCAGGCTGTCGTCGTCGCGGTCGGGGTCGTGGTGCATCAGGGCGAGCCGCGCCGCGCCCGCTTCCAGGGCGACGCGGCGGGCATACTCGACGGTGCTGTGGCCCCAGCCGATCTTCGCCGGGTACTCGGCGGCCGTGTACTGGGCGTCGTGGATCACCAGATCGGCGCCCTGCAGGAAGTCGGCATGCCGGCGGTCCTGCCCCTCCGGCGCCTTTTCCCCGTCGGCGCTCGCGGTGCAGAAGGGTTCGTGGTCGAGGGCGTAGACGAGGGTCGCCCCGTCCGCCGTGAGGCGATAGCCGAGGGTGAGGGCCGGATGGTTGAGGTAATGGGTCTCGACCGCGACGTCGTCGTCCTCGCCGAGCGCCAGCTCGCCCTCGACGAGTTCGTGGTAGCGGATCGTGGCGCCGAGCTGGTCGAGCGCGACCGGGAAGTAGCTGTACTGCATCTGGCCCGACAAGGTCTCGCGCAGGGAGGCCCCGAGGCCGCGCGGCGCGTAGATGTCCCACTCGTTGCCGGGCGTGAAGAAGGGCGCGAAGAAGGGCACGCCCTGGATGTGGTCCCAATGCGTGTGGGTGATGAGCACATGGCCGCGCAGCGGACGGCCCTCGGCGGCGAGTTCCCGGCCGAGGGCGTAGGCGCCGGTGCCCATGTCGAGGATCACGAGCGTGCCGCGCGCCGTGCGCAGAGCCACGCAGGAGGTGTTGCCGCCATAGCGGATCGTGCGCGGCCCGGGGACCGGCAGGGAGCCCCGCGTCCCGAAGAACCGAACCTGCATGGCCCTTCCTCCCGCGGCCGTCCGCGCCGCCTGCGCGCCCGAGCGGAGCCGGAACTTTTCGCGAGAACAGGCCGCGCTTCAAGAGGTCTCGGCGGCGCGGCTCGGCCCGTGAGGACGGCCACCTGTCATCTCAGCGTCGCCAGGAGGCCCGCGAAGAGCCGCCCCCGGCTGACGAGGCTCTCTTCGTCGAGATGCTCCTCCAGCGTGTGGTAGCCGCGCCCAATCGCGCCGAGGCCGTCGAGGGTGGGCAGGCCGAGCGCCCCCGTGAAGTTCCCGTCCGAGCCGCCCCCCGCGCTGCAATGGGGCAGCGGCAGGCCCATGGTCCCGGCGAGCCCACGGGCGGTCTCGTAGAGGGCGAGCGTGCCCGCATCCGGCTCCCAGACCGGGCGCGTGACGCCGCGCGTCACCGTGAAGGTCACGTCGTCCTCCATGCCGGAGAGGGCCAGCATCCGGGCGACGCCGCGGTCGAGGTCGGTCTGGCGCTTGGCCATGCTGAGCGCCTCGCCCCGGCAGACGGTCGGCACGCAGTTCACCCATTGGCCGCCATGCACGACGCCGACGCTGAAGGTGCAATCCTCCCCGGTCATCGCCTCGATCGCCAGGACCTTGCGGGCGAAGGCGCGCACCGCCGAGCGCCCGTCGCCGAGCCGCGCTCCGGCATGGCTCGGCCGTCCCACCGCCTCCAGGTTGAAGCGCGCGATGGCGTAGCGGCCCGTCACCACGCCGTTGTCCTCCTGGCCGGGCTCCGGCACCAGCACGAAGCGGTGGCGCGCGGCCTCCGCCTCGATCAGGTCGCGGGTCGCGGGGCTGCCGATCTCCTCGTCGCTCGTGAACAGCACCGTCACGGGCAGGGGGGTGCGGATGCCGGCCCGTCCGAGCGCCCGGATCGCCTCCAGGGCCAGCAGGTTGCCACCCTTCATGTCGAGGATGCCGGGGCCGTAGACGCGGCCCCCCTCGCGCCGCCAGGGCAGCAGCCGCAGCGTGCCCAAAGGATGGACCGTGTCCATGTGGCCGAGCACCAGGATGCCGGGCTCGTCGCGCCGCGGATGCGGGAAGCGGGCGCGCACGCAATCGCCGAGCCCCATCCGGCCGGGGATCACCTCCACGCTCGCCCCCGCCACCGCGAGGTCGCGCGCGGCGAGCGCCATCATGCGGTTGACCGCGAGCGGATCGAAGGTCGGGCTCTCGCACTCGATCCAGGGGCGTAAGGAGGCCAGCATCGCCTCG
Encoded here:
- a CDS encoding MBL fold metallo-hydrolase, whose product is MQVRFFGTRGSLPVPGPRTIRYGGNTSCVALRTARGTLVILDMGTGAYALGRELAAEGRPLRGHVLITHTHWDHIQGVPFFAPFFTPGNEWDIYAPRGLGASLRETLSGQMQYSYFPVALDQLGATIRYHELVEGELALGEDDDVAVETHYLNHPALTLGYRLTADGATLVYALDHEPFCTASADGEKAPEGQDRRHADFLQGADLVIHDAQYTAAEYPAKIGWGHSTVEYARRVALEAGAARLALMHHDPDRDDDSLDALVARYRVPDLDLFAAAEGQVIDLSAARIAAPAGARARSAREAVGSALAAQSVVIAAADPAAAAGITAILRGDGVGVHAAALTPDAVAQAVLRHRPALAVIANGPEPAGRLAEICAAVRALGAQGQDLPIVLVSRSGDRRGDEEIGISDRLVTPFTPSYARTRLRAWLMRTACRWARAAKPPGEAERLAALRRLDLLDTPPEERFDRIVALAARSFAVPFAALSLVDSDRQWFKASHGLTFREVPRDASLCAHAVAASDGGGCRDPLVVPDTLLDARFADSPAVVGPPHLRFYAGQPLILADGHCIGTLCIADTRPRVLDPEEERRLRWLAELALNEIAPRPAAVTGG
- a CDS encoding RNA polymerase sigma factor, whose product is MHGALAAARPRAMGALLRYFRDLDTAEEAFQEACLKALGHWPRQGPPRDPAAWLILVGRNAALDAGRRSRREAPLPEEAELSDLDDAEAALAERLDDAHYRDDILRLLFICCHPDLPATQQIALALRVVSGLSVRQIARAFLVGESAMEQRITRAKARVAQNRVPFEAPGPAERAERLAAVAAMLYLVFNEGYSADRATSPARAPLCDEAIRLGRLLLRLFPAEPEIMGLVALMLLQHARAAARFSAAGEIVLLDDQDRSLWDSRMIAEGVALLDKAMRHASPGPYQVQAAIAALHARSRNAAETDWAQIDRLYATLEIMLASPVVTLNRAVAVAKLRGPEAALALIEPLAPRLSGYFHFFGVRGALLLRLGRRDEARAAFDRAIALAHSPAEAAHIRQHLDRLEAQAGG
- a CDS encoding M20/M25/M40 family metallo-hydrolase; its protein translation is MNPTDLPLDREAMLASLRPWIECESPTFDPLAVNRMMALAARDLAVAGASVEVIPGRMGLGDCVRARFPHPRRDEPGILVLGHMDTVHPLGTLRLLPWRREGGRVYGPGILDMKGGNLLALEAIRALGRAGIRTPLPVTVLFTSDEEIGSPATRDLIEAEAARHRFVLVPEPGQEDNGVVTGRYAIARFNLEAVGRPSHAGARLGDGRSAVRAFARKVLAIEAMTGEDCTFSVGVVHGGQWVNCVPTVCRGEALSMAKRQTDLDRGVARMLALSGMEDDVTFTVTRGVTRPVWEPDAGTLALYETARGLAGTMGLPLPHCSAGGGSDGNFTGALGLPTLDGLGAIGRGYHTLEEHLDEESLVSRGRLFAGLLATLR
- a CDS encoding YciI family protein, producing MLYAILCYHSEEVVGAWSREEDAAVMEKLAVVQERLAREGRLGPVARLLPTTAATTLRKDREPGLVLDGPFAETKEQLLGFYVVDCENLDHALDTARELGRANPGGAYEIRPIAHFRPGGGTP
- the oxlT gene encoding oxalate/formate MFS antiporter, whose product is MECQDSPSAKWWQLAFGIVCMAMIANLQYGWTLFVDPIDEKFHWGRTAIQFAFTIFVATETWLVPVEAWFVDRYGPQIVVCFGGVMIALAWLLDAYAESLPLLYLGAVVGGIGAGAVYGTCVGNALKWFPDRRGLAAGATAAGFGAGAALTVVPIAKMIAASGYQNAFFTFGLIQGGVVVALSFLLRKPSVAVPVKRKSLHLPQAQVDRTPSEAVRTPVFWVMYAMFVMVASGGLMTAAQIAPIAHDFKVADVPVSMLGLQMAALTFAISLDRIFDGFGRPFFGWVSDTIGRENTMFIAFGTAAAAVIALLLFGRNPIIFVIATAVYFGVFGEIYSLFPATCGDTFGSKFAASNAGLLYTAKGSAAFLVPFASMVSAAYGWSAVFGLIIGLNLAAAVLALFVLKPLRLRYLSAAEAPSTAQAQAVQLA
- a CDS encoding alpha/beta fold hydrolase codes for the protein MPAEALTLGAAPLARETLDIGDPAGGRIAALAFGPRERPLDALVLHANGFTARTYRTLLEPLAGEARILACDQRGHGSTTLRADPRHRRSWNDLAADLVALLDRLDGPPLTLVGHSMGGTASLLAAARRPERVRNLVLLDPVILRRRDALAARMPFVAPRLFRRHSPLAEQAIRRRAVFPSRAAALAAYRGRGAFRTWPDAALADYVADGFRERPDGAVELACSPAWEAANFLAQGHDSWGALRRLARPALILRAASGSTCALTHDRPPHVTVETVPGTTHFLPFEAPERVRAAIRAAIG